ttttggcgactacagaaacggcgccagtatctaacggcatgtacgtgcggaaggttgtacccatggcaaccaaaggaaagtatgtagttcggaagttttaatgatcagaaaggggttagcaatattgaattataatcgtcatgatttaacatgtgaatacaccaacatgatgatacgatccgttccactaatgagaaagggatgcggggacacgctaatgttcgttgttgccgtgcaacttatatttttgccaaacctgaatctctatggcgttttgcaatgtaaaaaatcgccagggaaccggtagtccaaacgccgcatacaagttgacgtcaacgctgaagagctctattccaGGCTTACATGAGGCATCCCTGGACATTTTTATTGCTCTGCTAAATATAGTGCCGCTTTAGTGTCAACTTTGCGTAAGTAGACTCCAATCAAGGCAAGGCCACCTACATAGCTGTCTTAAAGACACAAGTGTATTTCcatatattattaataataagggCACATGACAATGCAGGTGAAGAGGCAGTAGGTAGTCCAGTTTGAGTCCTATTACTCAGGGTTTGTAAATTGACATAGCCTATTTGTCATCACGTTGGTGATAATCTAGGGCTATCGTCTGAAAAATtgagtgtgttcatttgtgttcaTTCGCCCATAGGCCTAAAATTATTGTGCAGTTCAAACAGAACATAAATAGGCTAGAGCAGGTAGGTAGACTTTAGTTTATTCCAGGTTTATTCACTCACAGCCACTGAAATAGATATATGATATAGCCACCCCAGGTCTCAATTGTAAGTAGAACAGGATATTCTAGGCGTATAAAAATCTCATCCAGTCTCTCTGGCAGAACTCGGCCTCGATGTCGTCCCATAATCACCAGGATGCTCAATGGAAAACCTGCGAATGgcatgacttttattttgaattttAGTTTCCAGGAAATGTTCCACCGAGGCTTCCTTCAGCTGTCACACTTCGCACCGGAGGTTTGGATGCCGTTGTTCACTTGACAGGCAAGTTATTGTTTAAAATTGGGTATTTTCTGTATTTAATATTTACTTAATATAATAAATACGAGTAGTCTAGTGTATCTATAGCCAAATGGCTATTTCAGGAAAGACACAAAACAGATCTGGAGAAGTTAGCCGTCGTAGACCACCATATGGGTTTTAGGATAACATTAAGTTAGCTTATCAAAGACCGAAATAGATTGGTATGTCTAAAGATTAAAATACTACGACCAGTTGTGTTTTCATACAAGTTTTATTCGTTATATTTTATTCTGTAAGAAAACGCGTAGATAacccttacacacgcacacacaaaaacccagCCAAGTTGGATATGATGCTAGCTAATATTACATGGGAACATGCTATCAGGACTAGCTACTCAAACATGCTAACAACACCGCGTCGAAGTCACTAGTTTTGAAAGTTCCTTTTTATTGTCGATTGAGTGCACTAATTTCACTCAAGACATCATGCTCCACGTATTAAAGTTGCTGCTAAAGTACAGAAGTGCAGTATGTTCGTTAAGCGCCGTTGTAGGTCCTCACAATAGCGTGAAGTTGGTAGGCGCATGGACAAGGCAGTCCGTGAATTAACCAGAAAAGCATGCTAGCACTCGTAGAGCTAGTCGCTGCTGATATCAGAGGAGGCGTCGTGTGTACTATGTTACCCAGTTGTTTTCATGAACATGGAAAGGCAGTGTTTTGAGTGGGTGTGTCTGTCAGTTTTTATTCGATTGTCAGTTATTCGATTTTCATTTCTTCTCAATTCTTTATTTAAAGATTACTCCTTTGTGCTGCCACTTTCCGTGTAGGCTACGTATAATTGTAAGCATCATCCCAAGGCCTTTGTGGTGGTGTTCACAACTCGAGTAGCTGTTAGaacttaaattatttatttttttcgttCATTTCAGAAGCTCCAAAGCAGCAGTAATGGCTCGCGGACACCAGAAGATTCAGTCTCAGCAGAAAAACGCCAAAAAGGCGGCGGAAGCAAAGAAAGCCAAGGGGCACGACCAGAAGACTGCTGCCAAGGCTGCCCTCGTCTTTACCTGCGGGGTCTGCAAGGTCTGTACCTACCAAATATAGTTCGAGATAAAGGCTTGTCAAGGAAGGCGTGTGTTTGTTCGGTGGTGAAAGCCCTTGGTCTTGCTCCACTCAACAAACACACGTCTCTTTGCCATTTCTGGGCCATTGTGTACACGTACAGTTAGTCTGCTACTTTTAATTTGTTTAATTGTTGATGGTTTTGGAGCTGAGCATTGTGCATTTCAGAAGGGAATATATTTCAGTAGCTACACAATATGATATCAACAGCAATTATATAACAATAACAATCGTATTATAACAAGGATAGTAATGCAACTTTAAGAATTATGAGAAACAGAATGCAGTATTGTGCAGCTTTGTAATGGTAGTGTGTAACAATAACAAATCAGAAAGAAACAGAATGTAGTATTGTGCAATGTTAGTGTTTTGTAACACTAAGCAGCTGGTGGCTGAGATTTATCTTGTTGCATTGAACTCATGATCAGTGGTGTTAAGCaaacttgtttgtttatttatttatttgtttgtttgtttacatgtccTCCTGCAGTCGCAAATGCCTGATCCGAAGACGTTCAAGCAGCACTTCGAGAGCAAACACCCCAAGGTCCCCCTGCCCCCCGAGCTGGTGGACGTGGTGGCATGAAGGGCCAGAGGCGGTttaggtgtgggtgtgggtgttcgtctgcctgtgtgtgtgtgtgtgtgtgtgtgtgtgtgtgtgtgttagtgtgcatatgcatgtgtgacggaggtggtGTTCCCGCACGGTTCTTCCCCCTCCTCGGGGGAGACTGGAACCtgctgccacctcgtcaactacttCATCAGTTCGGGAATGAGAGGCACATTACGAGACCGCTGCCCTGTGCTAAAGGGCCGGTCGGATCATAGCCCAACGCTACGGCACTGTATTGAGGCTatatcgggagggaggttttactaccgttccacgccacactctgctagctgGCCTCCGTTACgcatgtacatttgtgtgtctgtgtgcgtgtctgagagtgtgcatatgcatgtagacgtgcgtgtctgtgtgcgtgtgtgtgttagagagaaagaATTGCGTCTTCAAGAACGCTACCATGCAGCTGGTGTTACCCTCTGATCTGACGGTCTGACACtggatgcctcctcctcctcttctcacttgCCCATGGGAACTGGTCTGTCCTGACATGCcacatgttaaagtgatactctaCCATTTTTGAGAAATAAACTTACCGTATATTACGACTCCCCTTGAGTTATTAATTATTGAGTTATACCTTTCTTCTGTACTTCCAAACGTTTTCTGAgtatggccgtgcaaattttTACCTACAAGCTAGcgattaacattgagtcctatgaccaTACCAGCTGGTgactagctggtctcataggactcaatgttaactgctagcttggaggcaacatttgcactgccatactcagaacgtttgaaagtacaggagaaaggtaaaactcagtcatttaactcgaggagaggtgtaaaataagctaatttccaaaattggtacagtatcacttcaaaTCATTCGTAGTTATTATTCTTGTATCTCTGTATGTGCAACATGAATGAACGGCGAGAGTCCCCATACTTTCAGAGCATGTTTGCAGGTCGGGGTCACTGATGTCTTGGCGGATAATATTGCCCACAACATGCCCAACATGTAACGGTTGACGTAAAAGGAAGATTTCGGCATTTTGGTTTATGATGATTTAAGATGATGATGATCAAAACTCGCTCAAATCCAGCGTTAGATTGAGTTAATTGCACTATATATAGCTTTCCATGCCTTCATCCTGTGTTTAAAATCAACGTAAGCATTATTATAATTGTAGTGCCATTCATCTAACgctgaaagaaaggaaaaaaatggtATTTGACATGGTCACAAATTTTTATGAAAAATTTCAAACCGGCCTTTGTATTTATGTTCAGCGGTCTTCATCCCCTGCTttaataatgtaataaacatGTTAATTTTCTCTCACTTGTCATGGACTTACTGAACGATGTTTGTAGCAGCTTATGCCCCCAAGGTGTGTTATAGCCTGGTGGAACATGAAGTCAGAgcctaactagaaatgcactcactcagagagtgcagacctcccccaaggaagctgtttgatagaacatttgactatgttacacccgatGTGTTATTTTTAGTCTTTGTCTTATTttcgttagaaactggaatgttgaaattcgccctgtcccgcaattcaatttgcggtcacaaagggtgtctagatttcttggctagcaatggtgaagaatctttttaaaatcctggttccggttcgtgatccggatcaccaccaaaattgagtCACTTGTTCCtatggtcatttccaacaactccacacttCCATTTTTTCATATCGTCCAAATCCATTCATACGAttattttgagttatcctgctgacaatcaaacaaatagacagataaacagacagacaaaccaatgcgaccgaaaacgtAACCTTTTTGGCGGAATTAATTAATGCGCAGGCTTGATACAATGGTAATAATCAGTTTAAATATATTCTGCCAGGGTACATAAACATATgaccactagggatgcaaacaattaattgactttaatcgatcaatgtattaatcgattaatttaaaaaacattaagcgcaattaatcgacaattcaactgactaGAGATCCAGGTGGAATgggcatatgaagagtgtgtgtgtgaagaggggtgtgaatagtgggaataattaaatcacctttggattaatgaattgaaattgaattaatttagatgtggtattttatctcaatttttaattattttttttagatttagcagtttttttttttttgagaaacattgagatttcagagGAAAACACTGCttttcaattaatcgtaagtcgatcgataaggctatcaactaatgattaatgaattaatcgataatttgcattccTAATGACCACCACTGTATGGCTGCATGATGGCCTCATTACGCAAGAGGTGAAGACATTGATGATCAAAGTTTTTATTTTGATATATTACGACAGAGCAAGTCCAAAGGTTTTTTCTCGCATTGTCAGTTGAGATGTTGAATTGTGGCGAGCCCCTCTGAATTTGTTCTGCGTTGGTTTACAGTGCGGGAAACTTAAagatgtatatacagtatttatttaggattttattattttttcagatgggacagacaggaagcaaagtgggagagagatatggggaaggattgggatcCATTAAcagggagccctatctcacgactttcgtaaagtcttcacgaaaataatatattaattttcgtggtgcattcacgttattgcccgcctttcgtaaagtcttcacgaaaataatagattaattttcacgctgcctattcacttgaattgccccactgctgctatggttatccaaacgtctgcaggggcagggagggggtgctgacagaacactgctgatacactcgggactcactaattcgacgccctttcggtacttacgccttatgtcccctaaacctaaacctaaccctaaccttaaccctaaacctaaacctaaacctaaccctaaccttgaccctaaacctaaccctaaattgcttgtttgaaatgtttgattaccatgtgacggtaggctactgaaagggcatcaaactagtgggtcgctaggcaacagtcgggcaattcaagtgaataggcagcgtgaaaattaatctattattttcgtgaagactttacgaaaggtgggcaataacgtgaatgcaccacgaaaattaatatatttttttcttttttcgtgaatacttcacgaaatgagtgagatacggttgtcatCTTGGTGTGTGATCTATTTTTGATCATCTCCTTCTAGGGTGAATAGAATAGATACACTGCACTAGATCCCAccagccagcgtgtgtgtgtgtgagagagtgagagggagaaagagaggcagaactCCTAGTGTATTTTATACGATTGTGGAAATGGTGTTTGACAGAAACTGCCTAGGAGCAAAATGTATTAAATCATAAATGTTTAAGATGGCTAGGCCCCTAAGGGATGGCGTGTAATATTaccaagcgcatgcacacacaagtacatcaGCAGCGGTGTGTGCGGCAATTTCTATAGAAATGACATCACTGCTTCACCGGTATTACGCATTTACCACagaagaattgggtcctcattctactgtatgtattgaatggAGGGCCATTCAAATTACTTCGTCCCGGGCccaaagctgtcaacgacccTGAGTTTGGCAGTCAGTACATTTAAGCCCAGGGCTTGCTCTTGCATAccgtaggccagtgtttctcaaccagggggccggggcaccctggggtgccgcaggcccccttcaggggtgccacggaaatgtggctgataaataaattatgtactattatacatatttgtctaataaATTAATGCTAAGTCAGTGGAATCTGTCATCTGTCATTTACGCACAATGAAGTTAATTTAGGTCGCCctagtaagctgcaacttcaaacgtaggttgtgtgacgtctccaaatgtgttacttttctaagcttgtgtggtatcggatgcgatgccatgttacggcttgttggtttggggtaccttgagatttgaattgaatgaatgaattgaaagggtgcctcgcctaaaaaaaagattgagaaacactgctgtacgcTACCTCTGGCAGATTGGAAGTTACCGGATTCAGGATCAACTGACATTTTTCTGAATACCCGTGTTACACACTTCTGAAATGAGCTGAAACTAATTCCAAAGTGCTTGCTTTTTATCAGTGCTTGAGTTTTCGGGAAAAGGGACCACTGAGTGTAGGCAGGATGGTTGACTTGATCTACATTTTTCTCCATCTGTGGTTATCCATAATGGGCCATAATGAACACATTGTGCACAGAACATGTCTAATTAGAATTGAATCAATAGAATATagtacaacctgtatttatatagcgcaatatcacaacaaAATTGTCTTAAAGATTCAAGGGTAGACGTTTTGCCTGGTTGTGTCACAGTGGAATAAACTGCATATCAATACTGGAGGAATCACTGTGGATTGAAAAATAAAGCTGACTACAGCCAGTAGAGGGCAGACTGTATAACTAGCCCAGCGGTTCTCAAACTATGCCATTGACAAGGtccacgggagtggattttcactcctgtcccatcccggtcccagaaaaaaaatcccattccgTCCCAtaccggactggagtaaaagaaacaaatcccatcctgtccactcctgaaaagaatgtttcccaatcttgcccactcccactcaaaatcaatcccactcccgtttcataaaaaaaacgaggctttatttaatgaaaaaataagcgaacATTCCCActctcgttcatttttattcccgctcctgcctgctcccattcatctttattcccgctcctgcccgctcccgttcatctttgaattttgactcccatcccgcgggaatcccgcaggacccgcgggacccacgggaattcccgaaaaaatgtcatcctctacggTAGTCCCCATACActgatagattccagccaaggcccccttgacaAGGGCTGTGCCacgctattttttctgtgcacccggatTCGCAACTCGACGTTTGTGCGcccctaaacccattcaagtactacagaaaaatacattGTCAATTGTAACATGTAAAGAAGTATTATTTAACTTGTTTTTTGGTTACTTAAGTtataaaatgtattaaataattaaaaattgaatttaaaattatttattttattttgctatacttttcttgCCAAACTGcctcggcccccactttgaaaagcaCTGAACTAGCCTGCAAAAcattttggtttagttgctggaaGTCTTACAAGTAACACATTGGAATGTTTTTGAAGTATGCGGTCAGATAGCATGAAGGTTATATAATGTACCAAAGATATTAtttataacatacatttattgtcTCACCTCAAACTGGAAATTTCCGTAAAGTTTACCCCAATGATGTTTTGCGGAAATCAGTTGTCAGGTCATCTAAAATCTGACAAGAGGTGCATGTAAAATAAAGTACAAATAAACAAGCATACTTGTGGTAAGGTATGATGAAGTGAAAGTCGTTTCCATTTGTCAGTGTTTTTACAGTTTGAAGTGAAAGTTCGTCACTGCACACCACAGTCACCACTGCACACATGAGCGAAAATGTATTTGACACGACATGCAGGGAGAACAGCCTGGGAGCAGTGTAGGCTTAGacatagttttttgttttttaataaacattgtgttgtgaggaggggcaagatactggcagccaaccacgtgagcgcatttcttgaccgacagctgtttccaacaatcagagattgaacTGTGCGTAGCCAGGGTTGTGCAGCCAGGAATTgccctgaagtgcccttgagcaaggcaccgaaccccacattgctccagggactgtttaacctataccctgaaaaataatagctgtaagtcgctttgaataaatgaaagcctaagtgcaatgtaatgtagtgtaatgtaaaatggtaaacccatgtacagtatagtatTGCAGGGCTTCCCAaattttaccatgacaaggccccccatataccaatgGACTCCTGCCAGGCCACCCCTCACATTGGTTGtgccacacacatttttttcagcCAGTAACACCCtaccacacatacatatacaccagTATCAGGAGTAAAGTTCAGATGCAATACGTgtcctatttattattattttaattttttttatgcaGTTATTTAAATCATTGCCCAGATGTTCTGGCTATGTAATAAGGAGCAAAGTTCTgatgtcttttttttattatttttttttatttgacagggacagtgcacaacatacaattgagccagattacaACCCTAAGGCTAATTTTCAGTTTTTGTAGTTTTTATACGTGTATATGttttttagacaggacagtggagagtgggacaggaagcaagtggggagagacagatgggtggtggtggggggggtcaggaaatgacctcgggtcggtaatcgaacccgggttggccgcatagcagtccagtgcccagccgactaagccacggtgGGGCCAAAATTCTGATATCTAAGCCGGCTTTTGGGTTCACAAAATAGAATGGGGAACTTAAGTGACTTGTGGAATGAAACACTCAATATGCTTACTAGCTTTACACGTAACATGTACAACCCACCCCTAGTTTCTTTTTATaccttttatacctttatttttttgacaggacggtgacaaacaggaagtgagagacaggaaatgagtggggagagagagatgtggaaagatcagcaaatgacccgggccggaatcgaacccgggtcgccggcttagtaacccagtgccctaccgttcggccacggcagggcccacccCTAGCTCTATAGTGaaggtacaaaaaaaaaaaacgaacccctctttgcaactgcacttgttgtcctCCTGTGCactatttgcttgtgatgttggcttgattatgtcctcttttgaaagtcgctttggttataaagcgtctgccaaatgcaatgtaatgtaatgtaatgtaaaggtacAGATGTTGCTGTTACACATGGGGGTTATTTAAGGGGACGGTTAAGACCATCCTAAATGCCCAACAATGACAACAGAGGCCCTTGACAATGACAACAGAGGCTCCGGTTAAGACAATCCTAAATGCCCAACAATGACAACAGAGGCCCTTGGAGGACATTTTATGGTGCAGCCAGTATGCATCCTGGGCTGCTTGACTCAGTCGTTTCCTGACAATGGTCATCACATCCGCCCCAAACATTCCTCATGTGGTCTCTCACCTGCTCCTGGGCCATGCGtgtccttccttcctgcctgacGTCCTGTCCACATGGCTGCACTCTGAAATGCATACATCATGTCACCAACGGCAACAGGAAGTGTAGACCCGTCAGGTTTATAGGCTGATCGTGAGACATCTGGGgtctactacaaagctggtttaggtctaagttaagcggtaaatcatctaatagaagtcaATGAGAGCAGAGCGGAATTTTGCTGTGTGGGGACGGGCCTTCAGAACATGAGGACTCCGGActcttctattggatgatttacctcttaacttaagcaGGTTTACTCCTGAAGTATAGGGCCCTGGCCCTGACGATTGTAAATAAGAATACCCATTTCAGGCTTTGTGTGATAACCCATgatataaaagtgtgtgtgtgtgtgtgtgtgtgtgtgtgtgtgtgtgtgtgtgtgtgtgtgtgtgtgtgtgtgtgtgtgtgtggaggaaatctacagggccccccctagccagtgttgccagatgtgtctgaccaaatcccgcccaaatgcttctcaaaaccgccaaaatgtgctaaattttgcccaaattcaacaaattacattgacttctatgggcccaaaacggctgaaaaaacgccaaatggacaatttttacccgcagacgctcatcctaagtagcccaattgggcgggcacccgcaaCCGCAACActggccctggcccaccctgacCCGTCAAGTACCACTCATGCTTGTCACACTATAAATTAGCCGCATCGCGGTATACGCTGCAGGGTTAAAAGCATGAGGATAATTTTTAAAAACGGATTATAGGCCGGACATGACGCATGACAGTTGGGTACAGgtacagggccggcccaaggcataagcaaactatgcgatggcttagggcccccactccTCTAGGGGCCCCCTTGACCAGCAAAGTTTAAGGAAGAAAATGAACTCGCCACCATTTTCCCTAGTCATATTTACTGTATTTCTCATGTCtaccacaatggaaacaggagccatgCTCTATTGGGGGACACGATAGTGGGTACAACATCATTTTTGTGCCACTTCTAAATGTAAAAACCCTGCCAGAAACACAGAATATAACGAAGAGTAGTAGTTTTGAACCGAAATTAAGATATGATATTCTGtcgtgataaatggctttctgtttgcaCATCGTGTCATGCGCTGAACTTCTTGGAGGAAAATTTGTCAGACAACCTACCCACTTCCTTTGCTCCGagccctcactcgtgcaagtaaatgaagcgtATGAAGCATCAagtatctgatgctgagtaggtggagGTATAGGGGGGGgcgatgaaattttgcttagggccccataaaggcttgggccggccctgtacAGGTACACTCCTGTTCTGAAAATGTAACATCTGCTAACAATGTCTCTCTCACACGGACTTGCATATTCTCACCTTTTCACTGAGATGCATCAAGATAAGTAAGAATTCCACTGAGGCTACATGGGCTCCAGACACAGAGAAAGTGAATTGTGTAAATCATTAGGCTCAATGGCAACCAGGCTGCAGGGTGACGCTGACATTCTATGAAGTGATGTGAACGTGCTCTTAAAATGTGTCACATCTATTGTGAATGCTATGTCAAACATTTTATAGTTCTACTATGCAAGTGGaactggttaaagggacactgtgcaggaaatggtcaaaaaaggtactgcaactatgctgctcattgaaattgggctacctattgccaaatttgatctttacatgaaagtttactaagtattaaacaaatattttctagtatggtccaagtacagtcatttttgcggctaaaaattgctatttttggaaattcaaaatggcggaccatggagaagatcccccttttcatgtaagaaaagtgcaatttttccagtcataatgaatacttagaatgtgatggtggtggtattcatgaaaaaagtaacattattgaatgtgtAGCATGGAttttggaaataagcaactaaaaatcttacacagtgtacctttaacccccCTCCAAATCTGACAAGTCAGGAAtcaaacctttgggctacagtcCTGACACCTCACTGTACCCACCTACCCATGATTGGATTATAGCAGTTTCTGAATTCGTGTTGCCCGTCATTGCCAATTTTCCCACATTTTGGGGAATTTATTGATGTCGGCACACCCTGTACACAGTGAAGCCTCGTCAAAGGTGAACCACCTTAATCATAGTCTTTCCCCTGCCAGCTAATTCCAGAGAGAGTACATTTCAAAAACGTCATTTGATCGCTATGAGTCACTGGTTAAGTCTGAGAGGGTGGGAGCCTTAGGGAAACATCTCATTTTAATGACCTCCGACCCCTTATTGGTGCACCAAACCCTGCACCACCTCTTGAAGTGAAAGGCCGattgggaaactccgactcccattgtcattgtgacacagcactccactgcacatagtaagtgttcactgcacactgcacacaacgaaattgcattcatgcctcacccatgcaagggggcagtgcggcgctgcacactgcacacaacactgcacactgcacacaattccAGAGAGAGTACATTTCAAAGACGTCATATGATCGGTatgagcagaggcgattctagggtcaggtggggccccaagcgaaaatgcaaaagaatgaacatttgaaccaaaatcaccactactataGTACAgtat
The Engraulis encrasicolus isolate BLACKSEA-1 chromosome 20, IST_EnEncr_1.0, whole genome shotgun sequence genome window above contains:
- the LOC134435956 gene encoding zinc finger protein 706-like, whose product is MARGHQKIQSQQKNAKKAAEAKKAKGHDQKTAAKAALVFTCGVCKSQMPDPKTFKQHFESKHPKVPLPPELVDVVA